The Oncorhynchus kisutch isolate 150728-3 unplaced genomic scaffold, Okis_V2 scaffold4085, whole genome shotgun sequence genome has a segment encoding these proteins:
- the LOC116373897 gene encoding zinc finger protein 160-like, whose translation MNTYVARSREQQQEDHRANRSHHCPHCEEIFPILSKLKIHQKIHTGQNPYSCTDCGKRFTTSGNLTVHQRVHTGEKPYSCSDCGASFSRLGHLKTHEHIHTGVKPYPCSDCVKCFTTSAELKVHQRTHTGEKPFFCSDCGKSFSQLSHLKTHERIHTGLKPYSCSDCVKCFTTSAELKVHQRTHTGEKPFFCTDCGNSYSALCNLKTHERIHTGVKPYSCSDCGKSFSRLDILKTHESLHTGVKPYSCSDCVKCFTTTAELKVHQRTHTGEKPYSCSDCGKSFPLLRTLKTHEHVHMVVKPYSCSNCGKTFSQLGHLKTHERIHTGEKPYSCCDCVKCFKTSAELKVHQRTHTSEKPCSCSDCGKSFSRLDLLKTHERRHTGVKPYSCSDCVKCFTTSAELKVHQRTHTGEKPYSCFDCGKIFSQLGHLKTHERIHTGVKPYSCSDCIKYFTTSAELKVNQRTHTGEKPYSCSGCGKRFSRLDYLKTHERIHTGEKPYSCSDCVKCFTTSAELKVHQRTHTGEKPFFCTDCGNSYSALCNLKTHERIHTGVKPYSCSDCGKSFSRLDILKTLALDKSIR comes from the exons atgaatacatatgtCGCCCG atccagagagcaacagcaggaagatcacagagctaacaggtctcaccactgcccacattgtgaggagattttcccaattctatcaaagctaaaaatacaccAAAAAATACATACAGGACAGAATCCGTATTCCTgtactgactgtgggaagagattcacaaCATCAGGGAATCTAACGGTTCATCAGAGagtgcacactggagagaagccttactcctgctctgactgtggggcgagtttctctcgactgggccacttaaaaacacatgaacatatacatacaggagtgaagccttacccctgctctgactgtgtaaaatgcttcacaacatcagctgagctaaaagttcatcagagaacacacacaggagagaagcctttcttctgctctgactgtggaaagagtttctctcaactttcccacttaaaaacacatgaacgtatacatacaggattgaagccttactcctgctctgactgtgtaaaatgcttcacaacatcagctgagctaaaagttcatcagagaacacacacaggagagaagcctttcttctgCACTGACTGTGGAAATAGTTACTCTGCACTGTGcaacttaaaaacacatgaacgtatacatacaggagtgaagccttactcctgctctgactgtggaaagagtttctctcgactggacatcttaaaaacacatgaaagtttacatacaggagtgaagccttactcctgctctgactgtgtaaaatgcttcacaacaacagctgagctaaaagttcaccagagaacacacaccggagagaaaccttactcctgctctgactgtggaaagagtttcccTCTACTGAGAACcttaaaaacacatgaacatGTACATATGGTAGTGAAGCCATATTCCTGCTCTAATTGTGGAAAGACTTTTTCTCAACTGGGAcacttaaaaacacatgaacgtatacatacaggggagaagccctACTCCTGCTGtgactgtgtaaaatgcttcaaaacatcagctgagctaaaagttcatcagagaacacacacatcagAGAAGCCTtgctcctgctctgactgtgggaagagtttttctCGACTGGACCtcttaaaaacacatgaacgtagacatacaggagtgaagccttactcctgctctgactgtgtaaaatgTTTCACAACATCAGctgagctaaaagttcatcagagaacacacacaggagagaagccttactcctgctttGACTGTGGAAAGATTTTCTCTCAACTGGGccacttaaaaacacatgaacgtatacatacaggagtgaagccttactcctgctctgactgtatAAAATACTTCACAACATCAGCTGAGCTAAAAGTtaatcagagaacacacacaggagagaagccatactCCTGCTCTGGCTGTGGAAAGAGGTTCTCTCGACTGGACtacttaaaaacacatgaacgtatacacacaggagagaagccttactcctgctctgactgtgtaaaatgcttcacaacatcagctgagctaaaagttcatcagagaacacacacaggagagaagcctttcttctgCACTGACTGTGGAAATAGTTACTCTGCACTGTGcaacttaaaaacacatgaacgtatacatacaggagtgaagccttactcctgctctgactgtggaaagagtttctctcgactggacatcttaaaaacac ttgctctggataagagcatccgcTAA